The DNA segment AGGAGATCGGGGTGCTTGCGCACCCCTCCGACGCGAGGGATCCGGAGGCCGCCGACGGTCTCGTCGAGGCGGCCCTCGGCGCGTACGGACGACTCGACGGACTCGTGCTCAACGCCGGCATCGGGCGCGGCGGGTCCGTGGGCGACCTCTCGTTGGACGACTGGGACGAGGTGATGCGCACCAACGTCACCGGTCCGCTGCTGCTTCTGCGCGCCGCGATCCCGCACCTGCTTCAGGCGAGGGGGGCGGTGGTCGCCGTCGCTTCGGTGTCCGCCCTGCGCAACGGTACGAGCAACGCCCCGTACGCCACATCCAAGGCGGCTCTGCTCCAGCTCTGCCGTTCCGTCGCCGTTGACTACGGGCGTCAGGGGGTGCGGGCCAACATCGTGTGTCCGAGCTGGGTGAGGAGCGAGATGGCCGACCGCCGCATGGCGCGCTTCGCCGCCGAGGCGGACTTGCGGGGTGAGGGCATGGACGGCGCCTATGAGGAGGTGACCGGGCTTCTTCCGCTGGGTCGTCCGGGTGAGCCGCGTGAGATCGCGGAGACCATCAGCTGGCTTCTGTCCCCGGCGGCGTCCTATGTGAACGGCGCCGTGCTCACCGTCGACGGCGGGGCAACGGCCCTGGATCCCGGGACCCTGGCGTTCGACTTTCATGTCGCGCCCCGCCACGACGAGACGTCCGGCACTTCTCGGTAGCGGCCCGGAGGTGCGGCTGGCGTGCCGCACGCCCGTCACTCGCGGTGGGTCGGTGCCACCGCGTCGACAGGCTCGTTGTGCCAGGGCAGCGCGTCCGTCATCGACGGCCACATCCGGGCGATCCCCAAAAGTGTCGCGGGGCTGCCGTGCTCCACGCCGGGCAGCGGACGGGGGACGGAGGGGGGCGCACCGGCGAGCTTGGCCCGTCGGGCCTGGCCCAGCGTTCCGGCCAGTGCGGCGGCGGCGAGCCAATGGTCCGGCGCCCCTTTCCGCCGGGCATGCCGCTGCGCCTCTTCATAGGCGCCGGGCTGGACGAACCGCTGCAGATCCAGGAGCGCGTCATAGGTCTCGATCGTCTGCCTGTGAGCCTGCAGCGCCAGCGGGGAACGCGGTCGCAGGACCTCCTGGAGCCTGGTCCGCTGGGGGCTGGTGAGCGCTACCTGGGGTACTGCCAGAACAAGATCGCGCCATAGTGGCCACAGACGCCAGGTGACGCGCAGGGCGCTCCATGACCGGACGAGGGTGGTCGCGGTGGGGACCAGTAGCGATGCCGCCCTGATGCAGCCGTGGACACCGATGAGCAGGGACAGGTAGGGGAGCATGGCGGAGGTGCCGCCGTAGAGGTGCCAGAGGTAGCCGCACCAGAAGACGAGCGCGAGGACGCTTCCGGCGGCGAACAGCCGCAGTGACCAGACGAGATCGCGATCCTCGGTGCGCAGGCTGTACGACCAGCAGACCACGAGCGCGACGGCGTCACCGGCCAGGTGGGCCACGATGAGGATCCACCAGTAGGGGAACGCCGGGTCGGCCGGCCCCTGGACGGATGTGACAGTCTCGTGCGGGTGGCCGGCTTGCAGTAGGTCAAGGGCGACCAGCGCGCCCATCACCGTTGTCAGCCCCGCAGCCACGGTGAGGCGCAGGCGGCGAACCCGGGTGGAGTCGACCATGAAGAGAAGGACCAGCCCTGCGCTGAGGACGCCGATCAGGTTCCGGGTCAGGGCGACCGTGTGAAGTTCCATGCCGGTGTGCGTGAGCCGGCCGACGACCTCGGGCTGGAAGAGCGTGATGGCGACGGCCGTGGCCAGGACTGTGTGCCACAGTCCCCGCTGGTGCGGCTGGCGCAGCGCGGGCCGGGCGCGCAGGACGAGGGCGAACCACATGGAGGCGGTGCTGAAGAGCCCTACTCGGGTGGCCAGTTCAGAGACCGACATTGTCTGTCACTCCCAGGAACGCGCCGAGACGGCCGAGAGAGCCGGCCACCGGACCGGTCTTCTCGGCGCTCTGTATCAGGCTGGCGATCATCTCGGCTTCCTGTTCCTCGGCGGTCGTGTAACTGGTCCGAGCCATCAACCGCTTTACGAGATGGGGCTGCAGGCCGCCGAGAAGCCGGCCCGTCAGCTCGTCGCCCGGGTCCGTAATGCCCCGATGGTGGTCGCACAGGACGTGGCCGATCTCGTGCAGGATGATGTGTTCGCGGTGCAGGGGTGCGGTCCGGGCCTCGTAGAAGACGTAGTCGGCGTCGTCGGTGCCCAGCCAGAGGCCGCAGGCTCCGGTGATCGCCGCCTGCTCGGGCAGTTCCTTCAGAACGAGCGGTCGGCCTCTGAGTTCCTCCACCCGCTCACAGATCGCGTCGAGAGAAAGGGACCGGTGCACCCCGAGATCATGCAGGATCGCCGCACACTTCCGCTGTAACTTGGCATACTCCCCCGTTCGTCGCATCTGCTCTCACCCCCGTCCCGGGTGACAGAAACGCGAAAGACGCCTGAACGCTTGCATGAGCGGGCTTCGTCCCTCTTGCTCTCACTGGTCGTGGCTGCCCCGACTCTCCACACGGATTCACCGGCCGGGACGCTGGTGTCCTCCTGCGGAGTCGGACTCGCCGGACATCGCGTTCACGAGTGCGAGAAGGGCGTCGAGCCCTGCCTCCGACAACTCGTCGGCACGAAAGGCAAGTGTGCGTACCTTGCTGTTGCCCAGGGCGGCGGCGAACTCCATCTGGCGCCTCACTTTCTCGGAGACCTCCTCGTCGGTGAAGTAGTCCGGCGTGACGCCGAAATACTCTGCCAGCACCCGGAGGTGGTCGCGTGTCACGTTGCGCTTCCGCCCCGTCGCCAGCTCCCATAGGTACGTGGCCGAGAACGTCCGCCCCGTGCTTTGGCGGATCTCCTCCGCGATCTTGCTGTAGGGAGGACGGTTGCCCCGGTAGTAGGCGTTGACGATGTCTTCGAGCCGTCGAGCCAGGGATGACGGGCCCGCCGTGCTGTTGTCGCCGTTGCTGCTGCTGGCCAAGTCTTCAACTCCCGGGCGCGATAACACGTCTGTGTCCAGCGGACAGGGTAGGACACCCAACTTATCTGCTGAATCGCTGCGTTGCCCACTCTCTCCAGGCGCGCGACCGGTTTTGGGCTCAAAATCTCCCCTGTTCCGCTCGCGGAAAAGTGTGCGGAGTCGGTGCTGGCCGACGACATCAACGGAGGCTCCAGCGGATCGGTTGACACTATTTCATCCGCTGAGTACGGTCCCTGAGTGCTTGCGTCGCACCAGGGGGAATCGCGGGGATGATAGCCGTACCGGAGCCGACGGGATCCGACGCAGATCCGCGAGCCGACCTCGTCACGTGTGCAGAAGTCCCGAGGGCCTGCCGTGCCCGACCATCGGCAGTGTCCGACGTCTCCTCGCCGGTTCGGCACAGCGCACACACGAGGGGCCGAGCCGTCCGGCCGAATGGTCCGCAGCCGGTGTCCGTGGAAAGGCATGACGCACGAACCGCTCGAGCCGAGTTGAGGAGACAGCGCATTGGTCTACATGCATCTCACGGTAAAAGACCTTTCTCGCATCCGCTTTGTCGGCTCCCTCGGACTGGATCTCGAAGCCCGGTTCGCCGAGCTCAGATACGCGGACACGCGACCGGACGAGTTCGCGGACTGGCGGATGAAGGTGCGGAGAAGACTCCGCCAGGCGAGCACGTCCGGTGGGCCGGGCACCGGCTTCCTGCGACGCGCGCCGGGAGCGCCGCCCCACGCCGACACGAGGCGGTTCAGCTCGGTGGCCGTGGTGCCTTTTTGGGGGCGAATACGGAACCACCTGGAACAGGAA comes from the Streptomyces seoulensis genome and includes:
- a CDS encoding SDR family NAD(P)-dependent oxidoreductase, producing the protein MTEGRVVVVTGGGSGIGEATARLLREGGHRVVVSGRRSEPLRRLEQEIGVLAHPSDARDPEAADGLVEAALGAYGRLDGLVLNAGIGRGGSVGDLSLDDWDEVMRTNVTGPLLLLRAAIPHLLQARGAVVAVASVSALRNGTSNAPYATSKAALLQLCRSVAVDYGRQGVRANIVCPSWVRSEMADRRMARFAAEADLRGEGMDGAYEEVTGLLPLGRPGEPREIAETISWLLSPAASYVNGAVLTVDGGATALDPGTLAFDFHVAPRHDETSGTSR
- a CDS encoding MAB_1171c family putative transporter — protein: MSVSELATRVGLFSTASMWFALVLRARPALRQPHQRGLWHTVLATAVAITLFQPEVVGRLTHTGMELHTVALTRNLIGVLSAGLVLLFMVDSTRVRRLRLTVAAGLTTVMGALVALDLLQAGHPHETVTSVQGPADPAFPYWWILIVAHLAGDAVALVVCWSYSLRTEDRDLVWSLRLFAAGSVLALVFWCGYLWHLYGGTSAMLPYLSLLIGVHGCIRAASLLVPTATTLVRSWSALRVTWRLWPLWRDLVLAVPQVALTSPQRTRLQEVLRPRSPLALQAHRQTIETYDALLDLQRFVQPGAYEEAQRHARRKGAPDHWLAAAALAGTLGQARRAKLAGAPPSVPRPLPGVEHGSPATLLGIARMWPSMTDALPWHNEPVDAVAPTHRE
- a CDS encoding regulator component, whose translation is MRRTGEYAKLQRKCAAILHDLGVHRSLSLDAICERVEELRGRPLVLKELPEQAAITGACGLWLGTDDADYVFYEARTAPLHREHIILHEIGHVLCDHHRGITDPGDELTGRLLGGLQPHLVKRLMARTSYTTAEEQEAEMIASLIQSAEKTGPVAGSLGRLGAFLGVTDNVGL